One Procambarus clarkii isolate CNS0578487 chromosome 15, FALCON_Pclarkii_2.0, whole genome shotgun sequence DNA segment encodes these proteins:
- the LOC138364921 gene encoding uncharacterized protein PF3D7_1120000-like has protein sequence MVVGVVEVVVVVEEVVVVVEEVVVVIEEVVVVVEEVVVVVEEVVVVVEEVVVVEEVVVVVEEVVVVVEEVVVVVEEVVVVVEEVVVVVEEVVVVEEVVVVVEEVVVVVEEVVVVVEEVVVVEEVVVVVEEVVVAVEEVVVAVEEVVVVVEEVVVVEEVVVVVEEVVVVVEEVVVVVEEVVVVVEEVVVVEEVVVVVEEVVVAVEEVRILTKRILTKKNIDQENIDQENIDQKEY, from the exons ATGGTGGTAGGAGTTGTagaagtggtagtggttgtagaagaggtggtagtggttgtagaagaggtggtagtggttatagaagaggtggtagtggttgtagaagaggtggtagtagttgtagaagaggtggtagtggttgtagaagAGGTGGTAGTAGTTGAagaagtggtagtggttgtagaagaggtggtagtagttgtagaagaggtggtagtggttgtagaagaggtggtagtagttgtagaagaggtggtagtggttgtagaagAGGTGGTAGTAGTTGAagaagtggtagtggttgtagaagaggtggtagtagttgtagaagaggtggtagtggttgtagaagAGGTGGTAGTAGTTGAagaagtggtagtggttgtagaagAGGTGGTAGTAGCTGTAGAAGAGGTGGTAGTAGCTGTAGaagaggtggtagtggttgtagaagAGGTGGTAGTAGTTGAagaagtggtagtggttgtagaagaggtggtagtggttgtagaagaggtggtagtagttgtagaagaggtggtagtggttgtagaagAGGTGGTAGTAGTTGAagaagtggtagtggttgtagaagAGGTGGTAGTAGCTGTAGAAGAGGTG AGAATATTGACCAAGAGAATATTGACCAAAAAGAATATTGACCAAGAGAATATCGACCAAGAGAATATTGACCAAAAAGAATATTGA
- the Kebab gene encoding proteoglycan 4 → MVTSIDLSPATSKDSSTSRELQRNPRTSKEPQRNPKNFKGTSKEPQRYPKNFKGTSKVPQELQRNLKGTSKVPQELQRNLKGTPRTSKEPQRNPKNFKGTSKEPQELQRNLKGTPRTSKEPQRNPKNFKGTPRTSKEPQRYPKNFKGTSKVPQELQRNLKGTQELQRNLKGTPRTSKKPQRDPKNFKETSKGPKNFKGTSKVPQELQRNLKGTQELQRNLKGTQELQRNLKGTPRTSKKPQKVPQEPLGVTMRFCSMPGYQCR, encoded by the exons ATGGTGACGTCTATAGATTTGAGTCCAGCAACATCCAAAGACAGTAGTACTTCAAGGGAACTTCAAAGGAACCCAAGAACTTCAAAGGAACCTCAAAGGAACCCCAAGAACTTCAAAGGAACCTCAAAGGAACCTCAAAGGTACCCCAAGAACTTCAAAGGAACCTCAAAGGTACCCCAAGAACTTCAAAGGAACCTCAAAGGAACCTCAAAGGTACCCCAAGAACTTCAAAGGAACCTCAAAGGAACCCCAAGAACTTCAAAGGAACCTCAAAGGAACCCCAAGAACTTCAAAGGAACCTCAAAGGAACCCCAAGAACTTCAAAGGAACCTCAAAGGAACCCCAAGAACTTCAAAGGAACCTCAAAGGAACCCCAAGAACTTCAAAGGAACCCCAAGAACTTCAAAGGAACCTCAAAGGTACCCCAAGAACTTCAAAGGAACCTCAAAGGTACCCCAAGAACTTCAAAGGAACCTCAAAGGGACCCAAGAACTTCAAAGGAACCTCAAAGGTACCCCAAGAACTTCAAAGAAACCTCAAAGGGACCCCAAGAACTTCAAAGAAACCTCAAAGGGACCCAAGAACTTCAAAGGAACCTCAAAGGTACCCCAAGAACTTCAAAGGAACCTCAAAGGTACCCAAGAACTTCAAAGAAACCTCAAAGGGACCCAAGAACTTCAAAGGAACCTCAAAGGTACCCCAAGAACTTCAAAGAAACCTCAAAAGGTACCCCAAGAACCTCTTGGGGTTACCATGAGGTTCTGTTCCATGCCAGGTTACCAATG TCGTTAG